The segment ACAAGGATGAAGACCACCAGTTCATTTACATAAGTGCTGTTGCAGGACAGCTCGAGGAGAGGAAGGATGTCACACATGAAATGATTGAGaaggttgtcagcacagaaggTCAGACTTGCTATGCTTCCCGTATGGACCATAGCCCCTGAAAGCCCCATCACGTAGACACCCAACAAAAGGAATAGACAGACCTGAGGAGACATGGTGACCATGTACACCAATGGTttacagatggccacatagcggtcataTGCCATCACTGACAGGAGGAAGGACTCAGAAATgacaaagaagcagaagaaaaagagttGAGTCATACACTCTGCATGCAAGATGATGTTCTTCTTTGAGACAAAACTCTTCAGcattttgggggtgatggtaGTGGAGTAGCAGAAATCTATTAAGGAGAGGTTGAagaggaaaaagtacatgggggtgtgtaGGCAAGAATTCAACCGAATCAGGGCTATCAAGGCCAGGTTTCCCAGCACAGTGACCATGTAGAAACctagaaacaggaagaagagagggatcTGGAGTTCCAGCTGGTCTGTTAAACCTGTAAGGATAAACTCTGTCACAGAAGAGTTCTTAGCTGCCATTCTCCTCTTGGGGATGAGTGGAGCAAGGGCagtctggagaaaagaaaagagaaccagTTAGACAGAAAGAAATACCACCACTTACCCAGGATCCATCCCCCATTCTGAAGAACGGAATCCACAGAGAGATTTGAACGTTAAGACAGATGGTAGGAAGGCTTTTACTGTTTGTTATGGAACTGTCCTACAGCCCAAGTGACTTTATCTTCCAGAGAGAGCAGTTAGAGTCTAAACTTTGCCTCCAGAGAGAAAACAGTAATTTACTCATATcccaattcattaaaaaataagacagatgTCTTTTAGATCTTTAAGTTAGtccattttctttgtccttctaTCTCCTGCCTGTCCTTCTATTGCTAAACCCTGGGCCTCTTCCCTGAAGAGAGTCCTCTCAAAAGACACTGCGACCCCTCGAACCCCCACCACTGGGTCACTGCTGTCAAATCAAGAAGGTGAGGCCACATTTTTACAATCTCTCCTAGCTCAAGTGGGTTTAGGTttcatgataattttttaaagctagcACCTACTTAAGTGGTTCCTATGAGATGCTAGACACTAAGAGCTGTATGAcaatattattatccctattttgcagatgagacaaCAAAGTCCTCAAAATACTGGGGTGCGGCCAGAAGGTGGACTTTAGCAGTCTGACTCTCAGGTGTACCCCCATAACCACTAATGTTACATGACTGACAGGGTTAGGAAGTCACTCACCTTCCTTCAGTTTAGAGCTGTAATGCTATACTCTACTGTTTCTTGTCCACAATTGTCCTGCAATAGAAAATTACCATAATGAATAGAAAATGGTAGGTTGAGCTAAGAACCCTCCCCTTCCAATCTGATCTAAAGGATCAGAAACCCTAATTTATCTTGTAGCCATTTCTACACTGAAGAACATGATTTCCAATTGTTAATTTGGAAGCTATAACTATAAGGAAGGAGATACGCCTTTTCCAGACCAGAGAATAACAGGAAATAAGAAGTTTTATTCGGATTACAGATCTCAGTGGCCTAATTATTAAGACAAAGACTCCCTCAAAACCATTTCCTCAGAGATTATTTTCCCAAAGGAATAAGAAGTGTTTATTTATACCCTTAATATTGGTTGATTTGGCTTTTAGAGACAATTATTTCCACAGACATTTATCCAgtactattaaaagaaaattcattgtggaaaaaaaattatcatcattactatttttgAATGTCCAGTAATATACCTGACACTGAACCCTTCTACTGACTTCTGGCTGCCAATATCCAATACAAATACGGAATCCAGGCACCTATTTTGTAACCACTAGCCTAAACTTCCTCCTGACGAGAGCTACTGAAATCCATGAAGCTAAGGTCCTCATTTTCTTGGATCTGACAAACTCTtggaaagaaacaagtaaatatGCTGCGACTTTAATAAAAAGAAGTGCTTAGAATTTGGAAAGATTAACACAAAAGGCTATCATAAATTAGGGTAGAACATTCAGTCATTTCTTCATATTCTGATTCATTCTAGGAATGAATTGCAGTATGTCTAGCTCAAACAAGAAGCTAGATTTCTCTGATCCCCTTACTCTGTCCTCCCATGGAATATAAGATTAATTGTAACAAAATAATTTCTATGAAGTAAATGCTCCTAACCTCTGCCAAGAACAGCCTTTTCCTAAGTTACTAACTGGTCAAAAGTGCCTTTGACTATCCCTGCCTTCCACCCACTTTTCTTGAAGCGCTATTGGCTTTCTAGCTTCTTGGTGCTCTCAAATTGAATCCTACAGGCTAAGATTCTCAACATAGGCAAACATGCaaatttgttcttcctctttagtttgcttttgtctttttctgtcttctactCTCCACACAAGCTTCTACCTTGACAAAAGTTGTCTATCATTTGACTTTATCTCTCAGAGCTCTAGGTACCATTCTTTAATAGCAAGCATACACACTAACAggattttagacctgaagacacttGGGAAATTATCAATTCAGTATTTCCCGAATGTGGATGAACACCACAATTACCTGGGGTGTTTATTAGAAAGAAATTCTGGGCTCGCCAcccagaccttctgaatcagaatctgtatgGGTATGAGTatagtaattatattttttaatctttccagGTTATTACAAATCAGCAATTTATGGATGGACAAAGCCAATATTTACCCCCATCTTATATACAGTGACACTAAGGAGATCCTGAGAAGTAAAGccatttgcctaaggtcacagatCTAATTTAAGTCTCCAGGTTTCCAGTCTCTCCTGGTCCTTGGGGTCTATATGACCTCCTGCTGGGCTGGAATGCAGAAAACAAGTCCTTTAAAAGTAAGCTATCAGACTTCAGATTTTAGATGTAAAGTAGTAGCTAATATCACACTACCTCTAACCATAAACAAGTATAtgactggaaaaaatatataaagcatctATTTGAAAGCTTTGAGAAGCAGACAGCTCAGGGAGGAAATTCttaagaaaaggcaagaaaatgaactACCATTTTCACCCTTTCTCTCTAAGCACAGTTTCCAAATCAAACCTAGTGAAATGGAGCCCAAGCGAACAGCAGCAGCCTCTACTAGTGGAATAAAGATCAGTGTTCAGGAATGCTAGGACAGCTGGAATCTGTGGGGCaagacatgaaaaggaaaaagccaaagaaaaggaCCCTCAGGCATATGCATAGAGGACTCCCTTGAGTTCTTAGCTGAATTCTAAATTTTGTATGTTCATGGCAAGACTCTATATGTCTAGGACACAGCAGCTCTTGGAAGACTAGGACATGAAGAGATGTCACAGAGGATCCACAGCACTGGGGAGCTGTTAGGATTCTGGCCTAGTGAGAGTGGAGACGCTTTGATGAACAAAGCAGACGTTAAGATGACAGCTCTGAAATCCATACCCTAAGAATAAGGACTAGGCCATCAGGTTAAGGGCAAAGCTGAAATAGACCTATCATAACAAAGGCTAAATCCAAGTCTTAGCAGGATCAGGGTGATCTACTAGGAACTGCATCCCAGAACAAAAGGCAACAATCTATAGAGAAGAGTAACATAATCCACTGTCTctataatatattcataattccagcatcataaaacaaaaaaaaaatcactagaaatacaaagaagcaagaaaatatgacccaacaccatttgttgaaaagacttgtcttttttttccattggatattctctcctggtttgtcgaagatgagttgaccatatagttgtgggtccatttctgggttttctactctgttctattgatctatgtgtgtgtttttgtgccagtaccatactgtcttaatgactacagctttgtaacatagcttgaagtctggaatcttgatgcctccaactttgcttttctttttcaggattgctttggctatttaaggTATTTTGTGAGtgcacacaaattttagaattatttgttctagctctgtgaaaaatgctgatgttgttttgatagtgattgcattgaaatgtgtagattgctttgggtagtatacacgttttaacaatgtttattcttccaatccatgagcataggaatgttttctttttctccatttctttgtgtcctcttcaatttctttcataagtgttctatagttttcagaatacagatcttttacctctttggttaggcttattcctaggaaTCTTACGGGTTTGGGTGCAATattaaatgggattgattccttgatttctcttcctgctgcttcattatcagtgtatagaaatgcaacagattactgtatattaattttacatcctgagactttgctggattcatgtattagttctagcacggtgaagtctttcaggttttttgCATAGCGTttcatgtcgtctgcaaatagtgaaagcttaacttcctcattgctgatttggatgccttttatttctttttgttctctgattgctgaggctaagacttccagttcTATGtcaaatagtaatggtgagagtggacatccctgtcttcttcctgaacatagaggaaaatctctcagtttttctccattgagggtGGTATTAGGTATGGGTCTTtagtatatggcctttatgatgttgaggtacgttccatctatccctacctTGTTGAGCTCTTTTATggagaatggatgctgtattttgtcaaatgccttttctgatcTATTGAGtgtatcatatggttcttaccctttcttttattaatgtggtgtatcgtGTTGATTGGTGAATATTGTAGcactcctgcagcccaggaataaataaatcccacttgatcgtggtaaataattcttttaatgtactgttggattcaatttgctagtattttgtggagaattgactttttaaaataatagatgaaataatcatattgtttttatcctttctcttgttgatgtgatgaacCACATtgtttgatttataaatattggaCCACcccttgcatccctgaaataaatcccatttgattgtggtgagtgattttttaatgtactgttggatttggtttgctaatattttgtttaggatttttggatccatgttcatcagagatacttgcctgtagttttcttctccttctccttctccttccccttccctttccccttctctcctcctcctcctctttcttcttcttcttcttcttcttcttcttcgtcttcgtcttcgtcttcttcttcttcctcttcttcttctttctgtaGTATCTCTGTCTgggtttggtatcagggtaatgttgaccTCATAGACTCAATTTGGAAGTCTCTTTAGTCTTCTACTTTTTTGGcatagtttaagaagaataggtattaattcttaattgaatgtttggtagaattcacctgtggaGCCATCTGGCCCTGCACTTTTATTTGTTGTaaggttttgattactgattcaattttattgctaCTATTcagcctgttcaaattttctgtttcctcctgattcagttttggaaggttgtatgtttctagaaattttcttctaagttgtcccaCTTGTTGGCATATACCTTTTCATAATTACCTCTTATAGTCTTTTGTATGTCTGTGGCatcagttgttttttcttttccctcatttctgattttatttgtgtcctctttctctttcttgatgaATCTGGTTAAAGAGTTATCAattttttgttgatcttttcaaagaacctgctcctggtttcatttatcttttctggttgtttttttttttttttgatgttgttgttgttggtctGTAGTGgtaatttatttctactctaatgtttattatttccttccttctcctagcTTTGGGCTTTGTTCCTCGTTTCCTAACTCCTTTAGGTCTAAGttgggttgtgtatttgagatttttcttgtgcCTTGGGTAGGCCTATATTACTATAGATgcccctcttagaaccacttttgctacatcccaaagattttggaacgttgtgttttcattttcctttttcttcatgtgtttttttatttccttttcagtttcttggttgacccattcattggtTGGTAGCATGGTGTTCagccttcatgtatttgtgttctttctagatttttttcttgtgatcaATTTCTAGTTTCACATTGTTTTTGTTGGAAAAggtgcatgatatgatttcaatcttttttaatttactgaaacTTGTTTTCTGCCCTAACATGTGATATATCCTGAAAGATGTTCCAGGtgtccttgaaaagaatgtgtattctgctgtttagGGATGGAATGTCCTGTATAGTTCTATTAGGTCCATctagtctaatgtgtcattcaaagccaatattcctttgttgattttctgtggatgatctatccactggTGAAAGTGAGGTGCTAAAGTTACCTACTGTaattatattactttaaaaaattatttaatatattttgtctggttttttaGTTGCTTTTGGTAATATGGCCAATCCAATATAAGTTATCTGTCATAGCCAAAACCAGAATTCGTAATTGTTTACCTTCACTTGACTGGCTTTTCATGATTTCCAAAGcctaaaaggaagagagagggaaagaccaagagaaacaaaagaagaatataTTCATAAGAATATATGCCTGGGatataataagcactcagtaaatactatGTACTAATATTTTTAATGCTCTGTGTTCAAGAATACTTTAAGcatattgaggttcctcaaaaaattaaaaatagatctaccctatgacccagcaatagcactgctaggaatttacccaaggcatacaggagtgctgatgcataggggcacttgtaccccaatgtttatagcagcactttcaacaatagccaaattatgaaaagggcctaaatgtccatcaactgacaaatggataaagaagatgtggtttatatatacgatggaatactacttggcaatgagaaagattgaaatctggccatttgtagcaacgtggatggaactggagagtgttttgccaagtgaaataagtcaggcagagaaagacagataccatatgttttcactcatacgtggatcctgagaaacttaacaaaagaccaggggggaggggaagggggggaacgttacagagaggaaaggaggcaaaccataagaaacacttaaatactgagaacaaactgagggtgtgAGGCagatgggaaagtgggtgatgggcattgaggagggcacctgttgggatgagcactgggtgttgtatggaaaccaatttgacaataaattacatatatatatatatgtatatatgtgtgtgtgtgtgtgtgtgtgtgtacatatatatatatatatatatatatatatatatatatatatacacatatatataaagaatacttGCAGAATATTCAGAACATTAAAGAATGTacttttatggggcgcctgggtggcgcagtcggttaagcgtccgacttcagccaggtcacgatctcgtggtccgtgagttcgagccccgcgtcgggctctgggctgatggcttggagcctggagcctgttcctgattctgtgtctccctctctctctgcccctcccccgttcatgctctggctctctctgtcccaaaaataaataaacgttgaaaaaaaaaattaaaaaaaaaaaaaaaaagaatgtactttTATGAATGTTCCTATTGAGTATGTCATCTTTGACATATaccaagaatatatttttctcatagaTATATTCAATGAATATACCCTATTTATGTAGTAAATATTCTTCAAGTGATTAGTCTtcttaatataaataatgaaaaaacatgTGAAGAGTCTTAGAAAATTTGAGGAAGACTGTGTCATGTTTTTTTTAGTATTCCTGGATACCCCCATAAAAAAACAGCACAACTAAACAGCAAAGCTTAGTTCCACTAACAACATCTATGACAAAAATAAGTGATATGTTATCCCCTTTACCTCCAAACACAAGCAGATGGGCACAAACCACCAAGAGGTTAAAATCTGCTTAGTATCAGCATCTgtgcaggaagaaacagaaggaagcaaCAGGACATCTGACAAACCTGAAACTCCAAAACAACTAATCAGTATTCCAAATAACTCTCAAAAGGCCAGTTTGAAAATAACATGTAAAACTGGAAGGGATTTTTATTCTCCAGTAGTGGATGAATTTTAATTACTCTATAGTAAGATCTGAAGGGGCTTCCACAGTCTGTGCACTATGAACTCTCAAAATAAAGCAACCAAAGCTCCCTACAGGAATAGGAGTAAAACCCAAATTAAACAGAACAAggtaaataaagacaaaagaaagatccAGATAAAGGTAGAAAGGGGACAGAGCCAGGAGATTTCAGACAGTAAGTCATCATATTTTTTAACACTtcacaaaagcaacagaataagGAGTTCTACAGGCATTAAGttagaaaaaaactaatttaatgtAAAGATGAACAGTAGAAAAGAATCAAGATGAAACTCcatataaaattataagtaaaaagaataattttttgacAGAAAATGTGGAGCAAACCAGAAAGACTTACTGTATTAGTCTGCTTGGGaaatcataacaaaataccacagaatgGGTCATTTAAGCAATGGAAGTATTTTTTCCCACAGTCTGGCATTCAGGGAGCCTACAAACATGATCTCTGATGAGGACTCTCTTCCTGTATTAGACTGCCCCCTTTCAGTGGGTCCTCACACGGAAGAAAGAATGGGCTCTGGTGCCTCTTCCTTATCTTATGAATGGCACCAGCCCTATCAGATTAGGACCTTTTGGCCTCATGTAACCTTTATCCCCTACTTTTAGGGCCTTTCTCAGAATACAGTCACATTgagggttaaggcttcaacatatgaatgggcggcgggggcgggggtggtggtaaGGGAACACAGTCCATTGCCCATTACTATAAGTAAATGAACACTAttacattatttcaaaatgaactaAAACACATACAGGTATGAAAGAACAACAAAAGGCGGAATTagaaaagtttataaattaggcaATTGAACTTgggaaattattagaaataaaggaaaaataatttaagaaatatgacTGATTAGAAGTAACTGAAGAGCAAATGAACACAACAGATAATACCTTAGGAGAAATAGAAGGTGAAAAAGTTGGTggcaaaaaaagagacagagagaaaagaaattaagaggatTTATGGGAAAGCAACAAATACAGACACCAGCCAAAGAAGATCAAATCTACATAGAGTAGGAGCTCCAAAGGAGAAAACCAAACTGTGggacagaacagaaaataaagactataattCATGGGCCTTTTCCTAGtgtcaggaaaaagaagaaggagaagaaaaagaaggagaggaaggagaggaagaagaagaggaaggaggaggaggaggaggagaaggggaagaaggagaaggagaaggaggaggaggaggaggaggaggaggaggaggaggagaaaagatttGAAGTGACCTATTGAAAAGAATCATCGCACTTAAGGAAATTcccaaaaatattaatatcaaaaCATATCCCACTGGAATTATTGCCCATTTTTAGAAATGTCCTACTTCTTTCTGAAAAGACCTAGAAACAATTATCAACCCAGAAGCAATGAGCCTCTCTAGCATCTAATTACTCGTCTTGAAATACATTTTCACCACTAAAAGAAAGCACATTTCCTGGAGAGAGGGTTGATTCCTGGAATGAAGAATGAAATGTATGAGATGAGTTCAGAACATCTTGTCATATTGGATAATTCTTTCAttgtattcaatttctttcataagtgttctacagttttcagagtacagaactttcacctgtttggttaggcTTAtgcctaggtatcttattgtttgtaaatgggatcaattccttgatttctctttctgctgcttcattattggcatatagaaatgcaacagatttctgtaccttgattttatatcatgagactttgttgaattcatgcatcagttctatcagtttttttggtggagtcttttgggttttccacatagagtatcatatcatcagGAA is part of the Felis catus isolate Fca126 chromosome D1, F.catus_Fca126_mat1.0, whole genome shotgun sequence genome and harbors:
- the LOC101100752 gene encoding olfactory receptor 8B12-like, whose product is MAAKNSSVTEFILTGLTDQLELQIPLFFLFLGFYMVTVLGNLALIALIRLNSCLHTPMYFFLFNLSLIDFCYSTTITPKMLKSFVSKKNIILHAECMTQLFFFCFFVISESFLLSVMAYDRYVAICKPLVYMVTMSPQVCLFLLLGVYVMGLSGAMVHTGSIASLTFCADNLLNHFMCDILPLLELSCNSTYVNELVVFILVAIDIGMPIITIFISYALILSSILHIHSTEGRSKAFSTCSSHIIVVSLFFGSGAFMYLKPPSILPLDQGKVSSLFYTIVVPMLNPLIYSLRNKDVKVSLRNTLERKISS